In the Sorghum bicolor cultivar BTx623 chromosome 4, Sorghum_bicolor_NCBIv3, whole genome shotgun sequence genome, TACACTGTGATGGGTGCGAGAAGAAGGTCAAGAAGACCCTCCACAAGATCGACGGTAAGAGTGGGGAAAAAACTCATCTTTTGTCGATCAGTATTTTCTTTTCTCAACGCTTGCTCTGCATTTCTGATGGAGTTCTGACGAAATTGACCTGTAGGTGTCAGCAGCATCGACGCGGAAGGCGGAACAGGGGAAGGTGACGGTGTCGGACACCATCATCAGGAAGCTCAACAAGGCCGGCGCAGCTGTGCGGCTTCAAGCCTGGCGTGTCCGCCGCAGCTCTTGGGCGGCAATATGCCGGCGTTCACCCCGGCTGTGCCGTTGAAGGACGCCAAGTCCGTCAAGTTCGCCCTCCCCGAGGATAACTTCGGTGACGACGGCAGCGAATTCGACGACGACTTCGATGACGACGATGACTACAACGACGATTTCTATGACGAGCCCAAGATGATGATGAAGCCCATGGCCACCGGCGGGGGCGGCAAGAAGGGCGGCAAGAAGGGTGGCGGCGGGAACGAGATCCCGA is a window encoding:
- the LOC8078321 gene encoding heavy metal-associated isoprenylated plant protein 32; amino-acid sequence: MSKEDVVKVQTLMLRVNIHCDGCEKKVKKTLHKIDGVSSIDAEGGTGEGDGVGHHHQEAQQGRRSCAASSLACPPQLLGGNMPAFTPAVPLKDAKSVKFALPEDNFGDDGSEFDDDFDDDDDYNDDFYDEPKMMMKPMATGGGGKKGGKKGGGGNEIPTQSKGNGQGHNGGAKGGFPGRLRSPGSFVMLPKVRGDQHRHG